The Penicillium digitatum chromosome 6, complete sequence genome has a window encoding:
- a CDS encoding uncharacterized protein (putative transposable element): MADTETDNEGDTNPHPLDASTNPLEPQIPSFTNPIQFTQDDSDSEDEDNTPPHQGHGLPAIAMTKIQKVRTLEHNDTDPSGWKQALAYQLIPYALEWLLDSNIPRPHKSHTSFGRWKYWSRLVASWMYNQIDVTLQNKLRNLSKMPKYADQLYDELMSMTQGSDRMQTAFIEMRKFDKMKRSDYNSASEYIEEYQRQYHVLARFKAAPHPSHGLSQVLQNIELEVMKVQFIREEVASLEPKKLTLDKVEEYWRALQAAADMEGVANATYNNNAGRGRGNGRGGRGGNRGGRGGQNNNGHNDDNTQSNKDTNAVEDDTATAKKKKKKGLRKQPADGKDIHEYANEMRNGTQKDDNNMCSFCGFGPHTAKRCAYLSENPPVSWEPSGNLWAYSKAIHRAQRQDGQNNMVVAAANSVDRRNDWLLDTGSDKTLTHDIEDFHTYQLDHPDTAYAYKDYSGNRVVTLGHGQIIVRTALPGRNGKTHSFMTTGYYTQGGHGKLLGMQKLLEEQDISYDTRTKYLTNGEGDIVGYADTSTGVPYLVSPKDDDDPNEVKSDIDSDSDDEEIGFVNKVTAYEIHRRLGHAGKARIASTLQHAEQLGDDEQYGTEHFDCDACFQGKSKLKISRQPQARVQDVAWKFHVDTQPMKPTGPNGENYWLPVVDDASRLIEGIMLKNKSDAYYKLTAFCEKIKLLTGRYPGIWRMDGGTEFKEFIKWGEKHGMTFEITPPYTAEPNGTVERFGGHINDIQRTMIIDAKMTEEMWPYATDTAIYIYNRLINPKTKISPLTHWRQELEIPNAEPSLKHLKPWGTTAYVHIPKPKRIQARKAAPRAWKGKLVGYEGDGGHVYKVWDPATRKLVVSRDVGFPQPGDDDNDDTGSMLVNGVPTDLKDLGEPKQYLNCALHRDYDNCTITMSQEAYIQKVLRTANAGSGWKDTPLPAAWRESPANASNVLDDDSFDQYQSVVGMLNWLAVKTRPDIRFAVTRLQHRLANPTFEDLHAMQHVVKYLRHMPDVGITLGRTPELRFYAHVDASHADWEDSKSTEGSIWYFAGSPVIWTTKKQTITANSTTVAEWCALDQPTRDAMWLGKIARSFMLPEQRPIEIHTDNINSQLLLTKKGGKSANRWLDLRWFFVKDAVAQGHVDIRRVDTKKNAADGFTKALAKEQFETFVGLIGMI; encoded by the coding sequence atggccgacaccgagacggacaacgagggggacaccaaccctcacccgcttgatgcatcgaccaacccattggaaccccagatcccgtcctttaccaatccgatccaattcacacaggatgacagtgatagtgaagatgaggacaacacaccgccccatcagggacatggtcttccagcgattgcaatgaccaaaatccagaaagttcggacactggaacacaatgacactgatccaagtggttggaaacaggcactggcttaccagctgatcccatatgcattggaatggttgttagacagcaacattcccagacctcacaagtcgcatacttcattcggaagatggaagtactggtctcgcttggttgctagctggatgtacaaccagatcgacgtcaccctacagaacaaactacgcaacctgtccaagatgcctaaatatgccgatcaactgtatgacgaactcatgtctatgacacaaggaagtgatcggatgcagacagcgtttatcgagatgcggaagttcgacaagatgaaacgatcggactacaactcggcaagcgagtacattgaggaataccagcgacagtaccacgtgctagctagattcaaagcagcaccacacccatcacacggcttatcacaagttcttcaaaacattgaactggaagtcatgaaagtacagttcattagggaggaagttgcaagtctggagcctaagaaactcaccctcgacaaggtggaggagtactggagagcacttcaagcagcagctgacatggaaggtgtcgctaatgctacttacaacaacaatgccggccgaggccgaggcaatggaagaggtggtcgtggaggaaaccgaggtggccgaggtggtcaaaacaacaacggtcacaatgacgacaacacccaatccaacaaagataccaatgccgtcgaggatgatacagctactgctaaaaagaagaagaagaagggtcttcgcaagcagcctgccgatggcaaagacattcatgaatacgcaaatgagatgcgtaatggcacacaaaaggatgacaacaacatgtgctcattctgtggctttggaccacacactgcgaagagatgtgcctatctcagtgagaaccctccagtttcgtgggaaccgtccggcaacctctgggcctattcaaaggcaatccacagagcccaacgtcaagatggacaaaacaatatggttgttgcagctgccaattctgttgataggaggaacgattggttgcttgacactggatctgacaagacattgacgcatgacatcgaagactttcacacataccaactggatcatcctgacactgcctatgcgtacaaagattactctggcaatagagttgtcacgctaggtcatggtcaaatcattgtgagaactgctctgccagggagaaatggtaagacgcactcgtttatgacaactggttactatactcaaggaggacacggcaagctattaggcatgcaaaagcttcttgaagagcaagacatctcttatgacacacgtactaagtatctcacaaatggtgagggtgacattgtggggtatgcagatacatcaactggtgtcccgtaccttgtcagtccaaaagacgacgatgaccccaatgaggtcaaatctgacatagattccgattctgatgatgaagaaattggattcgtgaacaaagtgactgcgtacgagatccaccgacgtctcggacatgctggaaaagcacgaattgcctccacattacaacatgctgaacagctaggtgatgatgaacaatacggcacggagcatttcgactgtgatgcctgtttccaaggtaaatcaaagctcaaaatttctcgtcaaccacaggcaagggtgcaggatgtggcatggaaattccacgtagatacacaaccaatgaagcctaccggaccaaatggagagaactactggttgccagtcgtcgacgatgcatctcgactgatcgagggaatcatgttgaagaacaaaagtgatgcctactataagcttactgcgttctgtgaaaagatcaaattgctcactggcagatacccaggcatctggcgaatggatggtggcacagagttcaaagagttcatcaaatggggtgagaagcatggtatgactttcgagatcacaccaccatacactgctgaaccaaatggcactgtggagcgcttcggtggacatatcaacgacatccagagaacgatgattattgatgcaaagatgacggaagagatgtggccatatgcgacagacacagccatctacatctacaacagactgatcaatccgaaaaccaagatctcgccgctaacacattggcgtcaagagctcgagattccaaacgcagagccttctttgaagcaccttaaaccatggggaacaactgcatacgttcatattccgaagcctaagaggattcaggctaggaaagcagcacccagagcatggaaaggaaagctcgttggttatgagggggacggtggtcatgtttacaaagtatgggatccagctactaggaaactagtggtatctcgtgatgttggctttccacaacccggagatgacgataacgatgatacgggatcaatgctagtcaacggagtacctactgatttgaaggacctcggagaaccaaagcagtatctgaactgtgcactacacagagactatgacaattgcacgatcactatgtctcaggaagcctatattcagaaggttctacgtactgcaaatgcaggttctggatggaaggatacaccattgccagccgcatggagagagtcacctgccaatgcatccaatgtgctagatgacgattcatttgatcaatatcaatcagttgtcggcatgttaaactggctagcagtcaagactaggccagacattcgcttcgcagttactcgcttgcaacatcgtttggcgaaccctacatttgaagaccttcacgccatgcaacacgtcgtcaagtacctgagacatatgcctgacgttggcattacacttggtcgtacgccagaacttcgattctatgcgcatgtggacgcatctcatgcggactgggaggatagcaagtcaaccgaaggaagtatatggtacttcgccggctctccagtcatatggactacaaagaagcaaaccatcactgccaattcgaccactgtcgcagaatggtgtgcactagatcaacctactcgggatgcaatgtggctaggcaagattgctcgctcgtttatgctgccagagcagcgtcccattgagattcatacagacaatatcaattcgcaattgctgctcactaaga